The genomic window CCACCAGTAAAGGACAAGCCTATTCCCGCCAAAATGGAAGGCATGAAGTGGTTCCTGCCTTACTAGGTTGAGCTTAGATACTTGCAAAATGAAAGCCTCTCCGCGTTGCGGGGAGGCTTTTTTGATTTCAATGAGATTAGAAATTTATTATTGATTCGAATCGAGCCAATCCAAAACAGCATCACCAAAGCGCGCAAAATCATCTAGATGCTTTACACTCACCGCGTGAACTATCTCCCAATCCAAATTCATATATTCATGCACTGCAACATTACGCAGCCCAACACTTCGCGCCAACCTATCAGCCAAACCTTTATCCAATATCCCTTCTTGAGCAAGATAAATAAAGCTTTCGGCCATTGATGAAGGAGACTAGCTTAGTTTCAATAACTTTTCGATCCACGGAACCCTCTCTTCAAGTTAGAAAGCACCAGACGATTCCGTAAAGGCTCATAGTCAGCCTGCTCTACAAGCATACGATTTGCGGTTTGCGCCAGAAGGATAGAACTTTGTCCAAACAAGGCTTCGCCAGTTGTCAATATTTGTTGAAGAAGCAGACCATGACAAGTCACTAAATCAATAAAATCAACTTCACGGCCTAGCTCTATGCTTAAAAGAGTGCGGAGCTTCATCTTTCTCTGAATGGAAAGAGGAGCTGTCCCCAGCACTGCTATATCAATATCGCTGTCAGACCGGATGGAACCGGATACTGTTGAGCCGAACACAATTCCAACCTTCAGGTCTTCTTGTTTGCTCAACAAACTGGTAATTTTAGCCTTTAGTTTCTTATCCATACTCATAATAATCCTAACATATCAGCCAGC from Marinifilum sp. JC120 includes these protein-coding regions:
- a CDS encoding DUF86 domain-containing protein, producing MAESFIYLAQEGILDKGLADRLARSVGLRNVAVHEYMNLDWEIVHAVSVKHLDDFARFGDAVLDWLDSNQ
- a CDS encoding nucleotidyltransferase domain-containing protein; amino-acid sequence: MSMDKKLKAKITSLLSKQEDLKVGIVFGSTVSGSIRSDSDIDIAVLGTAPLSIQRKMKLRTLLSIELGREVDFIDLVTCHGLLLQQILTTGEALFGQSSILLAQTANRMLVEQADYEPLRNRLVLSNLKRGFRGSKSY